In Sphingobium sp. Cam5-1, the following proteins share a genomic window:
- a CDS encoding ShlB/FhaC/HecB family hemolysin secretion/activation protein, protein MARRDMGQMGFDRVINGLKAIVAAAALVTMTAPATAQIAGPGETSSAPLIDRDRADRVTPGLAPSPSVTVAAPAPAVGTVGNSAESVRLARVHYMGTSLPVPLLDKAVAPLIGRPLTRETLQAVAKAVSDAYARSDIAFYAVSIPAQVPAGGQLIVKIIEGRVKEYRLAGVSPSMPTRLIDAQMRRLKRDTPLRKATLERVLGLLRDIPGQSVEARMRQGEGEGDLILDLIVKREQVQIGILIDNSAVSNVIDGVQAQLSVTANGLLREGDSTRIAGYLPFYPERYQLYSLSHSTPIGSNGTTLSANIAHMKSRVRDRPIKGEATLAGMTISHALVRSNKTNLTVNASIDGIDSSNYFLDVRFGDYKSRAVRLGASWSHSDQRQGQALSAVVSRGVGILGARAFTGFSEKIFTKVNVQAMAVRALSKRVALKLNAKAQYSRDRLPVTERFSLGGSGAGMAFPLGIRTAEQAIAGGAELSWTPARSGVLQKATLFTYADGAVAHAVARPYYRLPPENFSLASAGGGVRIGIGSKWRASAEVAVPIKRIASADSRRARFFFGIGRAF, encoded by the coding sequence ATGGCGCGGCGCGACATGGGGCAAATGGGTTTCGACAGGGTAATCAACGGGCTGAAGGCAATTGTGGCGGCGGCGGCGCTCGTCACAATGACCGCCCCTGCAACGGCGCAAATTGCCGGGCCGGGAGAGACTTCGTCTGCGCCACTGATCGACCGGGACAGGGCCGATCGGGTTACACCGGGCCTCGCGCCTTCCCCTTCCGTGACTGTCGCCGCGCCCGCCCCTGCGGTCGGGACGGTGGGCAATTCGGCCGAAAGCGTCCGGCTGGCGCGGGTGCATTATATGGGAACATCCCTGCCCGTGCCGCTGCTGGACAAGGCGGTGGCTCCGTTGATCGGACGGCCATTGACGCGTGAGACATTGCAGGCGGTGGCGAAGGCGGTAAGCGATGCCTACGCCCGCAGCGACATCGCCTTTTATGCCGTCTCCATCCCGGCGCAGGTGCCCGCAGGGGGACAGCTGATCGTCAAGATCATCGAAGGACGGGTGAAGGAATATCGGCTGGCGGGCGTTTCCCCCAGCATGCCGACCCGCCTGATCGATGCGCAGATGCGGCGGCTGAAGCGCGATACGCCGCTGCGCAAGGCGACGCTGGAACGCGTGCTGGGCCTGCTGCGCGACATACCGGGCCAAAGCGTCGAGGCGCGAATGCGGCAGGGCGAGGGCGAAGGCGACCTGATCCTGGACCTGATCGTCAAACGGGAACAGGTGCAGATCGGCATCCTGATCGACAATAGCGCCGTCAGCAACGTGATCGACGGCGTGCAGGCGCAATTGTCGGTCACGGCCAATGGGCTACTGCGCGAAGGCGACAGCACACGGATCGCGGGCTATTTGCCCTTCTACCCCGAACGCTATCAACTCTATTCCCTAAGCCACTCCACCCCGATCGGCAGCAATGGCACGACCCTGTCCGCCAACATCGCCCATATGAAAAGCCGCGTGCGCGACCGGCCGATCAAAGGAGAAGCGACGCTGGCGGGCATGACGATTAGCCACGCGCTGGTCCGTTCCAACAAGACGAACCTGACCGTCAACGCCTCGATCGACGGCATCGACAGCAGCAACTATTTCCTCGACGTCCGATTTGGCGACTATAAATCGCGGGCGGTGCGGCTGGGCGCGTCCTGGTCGCATTCCGACCAGCGGCAGGGACAAGCCCTGTCGGCGGTCGTCAGCCGGGGCGTCGGCATATTGGGCGCGCGGGCCTTCACCGGCTTTTCGGAAAAAATCTTCACCAAGGTCAATGTGCAGGCGATGGCCGTGCGCGCCCTGTCCAAACGCGTCGCCCTGAAACTGAATGCAAAGGCGCAATATTCCCGCGACAGGTTGCCGGTGACAGAGCGTTTTTCACTAGGCGGCAGCGGCGCTGGCATGGCGTTCCCCTTGGGGATCAGGACCGCCGAACAGGCCATTGCGGGCGGCGCTGAACTCAGCTGGACCCCTGCGCGATCCGGGGTTTTGCAAAAGGCGACGCTCTTCACTTATGCCGATGGCGCGGTCGCGCATGCGGTGGCGCGGCCCTATTACCGCCTGCCGCCTGAAAATTTCTCGCTCGCATCGGCTGGTGGCGGCGTGCGCATCGGCATCGGCAGCAAATGGCGGGCGAGCGCGGAAGTAGCCGTGCCGATCAAGCGCATCGCCAGCGCAGATTCGCGCCGGGCGCGCTTTTTCTTCGGGATCGGACGCGCCTTCTGA
- a CDS encoding tetratricopeptide repeat protein, with the protein MTKLSVGRMALIGAAGLAIVSVGYNVWRDRPEKAETASASAPFAAAGQQPSDPESVIRGLQERVGANPNDAEGWQMLGWAYFENGRHADAARAYRRAVKLAPDNATFWSSLGEAVVMASEHDPMPREAAEAFDKAVKLDPKEPRARYFQAVRKDLAKDHEGAIHDWLALLADTPPGAPWEADLRRTIEQVGKINGIDVKERLAAVKPTAPHPPIGSVATAAIPGPSREQMQAAAQLPKGQQDAMIEGMVSGLEAKLKANPGNVDGWIMLMRSRMTLGETAKAQAAFEAARNANPAQAARLRDEARLLAVPGV; encoded by the coding sequence GTGACGAAGCTGAGCGTGGGGCGCATGGCTCTTATCGGGGCGGCCGGGCTGGCGATTGTGTCGGTCGGCTATAATGTCTGGCGCGACCGGCCGGAAAAGGCGGAGACGGCATCGGCCTCCGCCCCCTTCGCGGCGGCGGGTCAGCAGCCATCTGACCCGGAAAGCGTCATCCGTGGCTTGCAGGAGCGTGTCGGCGCCAATCCCAACGATGCCGAAGGCTGGCAGATGCTTGGCTGGGCCTATTTCGAAAACGGCCGCCACGCCGACGCGGCGCGCGCGTATCGCCGTGCGGTAAAGCTCGCCCCGGATAACGCGACCTTCTGGTCCTCGCTGGGCGAAGCGGTGGTGATGGCAAGCGAGCATGATCCGATGCCCAGGGAAGCGGCAGAAGCCTTCGACAAGGCGGTAAAGCTCGACCCCAAGGAGCCCCGCGCGCGCTATTTTCAGGCGGTGCGCAAGGACCTGGCCAAGGATCATGAAGGTGCGATCCACGATTGGCTGGCCCTGCTCGCCGACACGCCTCCGGGCGCGCCATGGGAAGCGGATTTGCGCCGGACTATCGAGCAGGTGGGGAAGATCAACGGCATCGACGTGAAAGAACGTCTCGCCGCAGTAAAGCCCACTGCACCACATCCTCCGATCGGCTCGGTCGCCACAGCGGCGATCCCAGGTCCCAGCCGCGAACAAATGCAAGCCGCCGCGCAACTGCCCAAGGGCCAGCAGGATGCGATGATTGAGGGCATGGTGTCGGGGCTGGAGGCCAAGCTCAAAGCCAATCCCGGCAATGTCGACGGCTGGATCATGCTGATGCGCAGCCGCATGACGCTCGGCGAAACGGCCAAGGCGCAGGCTGCGTTCGAGGCAGCGCGGAACGCTAATCCGGCGCAGGCCGCGAGGCTGCGGGATGAGGCGCGATTGCTGGCTGTGCCGGGGGTTTAA
- a CDS encoding nucleotidyltransferase, whose amino-acid sequence MTADPAIFDPPPDSVAFYTESLQHLVESGIPFMLSGTYALGCHTGIVRPTKDLDVFCKAGDAPRILAYFKHLGHEVEFEDERWIGKVWKDKKFFDVIYNISSASVPVTEEWFREEDHAEVYGINVRITPPTEFILSKIFIQDRYRYDGADVVHVILRQHDRINWQWLLDTMELHWELLLIHLLNFRFIYPTERHCIPLWLFEELLGRLQTRSELPVPNIRVCRGRLLSPRDYLIDITEWGFADVVGKGLEESHDRNK is encoded by the coding sequence ATGACAGCAGACCCAGCGATCTTCGATCCGCCGCCGGACTCGGTGGCCTTCTACACCGAAAGCCTCCAGCATCTGGTGGAATCCGGCATCCCCTTCATGCTTTCGGGCACCTACGCGCTGGGCTGCCACACCGGCATCGTCCGCCCGACCAAGGACCTCGACGTCTTCTGCAAGGCAGGCGACGCCCCCCGCATACTCGCTTATTTCAAGCATCTTGGCCATGAGGTCGAGTTCGAGGACGAACGGTGGATCGGGAAGGTTTGGAAGGATAAGAAATTCTTCGACGTCATCTACAACATCTCATCGGCCAGCGTCCCGGTCACCGAAGAGTGGTTTCGCGAAGAAGATCATGCCGAAGTCTATGGCATCAACGTCCGCATCACGCCGCCGACCGAATTCATCCTGTCGAAAATCTTCATCCAGGACCGTTATCGCTATGATGGGGCCGATGTCGTCCATGTGATCCTGCGCCAGCACGACCGGATCAACTGGCAATGGCTCCTCGACACGATGGAGCTGCATTGGGAATTGCTGCTGATCCATCTGCTCAATTTCCGCTTCATCTATCCGACCGAACGCCATTGCATTCCACTCTGGCTGTTCGAGGAACTGCTGGGCCGCTTGCAGACGCGATCGGAACTGCCGGTGCCCAACATCCGGGTATGCCGGGGGCGGCTCCTGTCCCCGCGCGATTATCTGATCGATATCACCGAATGGGGCTTCGCCGATGTGGTCGGCAAGGGCCTTGAGGAGAGCCATGACCGCAATAAATGA
- a CDS encoding DUF2188 domain-containing protein gives MSKKGQHVVPSGTGWSVKKAGSTKATSTHATQADAVRVATKIAQNQKTELYIHGRDGRIRERNSYGNDHHPPKG, from the coding sequence ATGTCTAAGAAGGGTCAGCATGTCGTGCCTAGTGGCACTGGGTGGAGCGTCAAGAAGGCGGGTTCTACGAAGGCGACCAGCACTCATGCGACTCAGGCAGACGCTGTCAGGGTTGCCACGAAGATTGCTCAAAATCAAAAGACAGAACTTTATATCCATGGGCGCGATGGGCGTATTAGAGAGCGCAATTCCTATGGTAATGATCACCATCCTCCCAAAGGTTAA
- a CDS encoding metallophosphoesterase family protein → MTAINEPARHEGLTLAAIGDLHVTDTSEHRYRAMFEEISEKADILALCGDLTNFGKSREAEILAEDLRACTIPTVAVLGNHDYECGQPEEVARILHGAGVTVLDDQAVEIKGVGFAGVKGFVGGFGRGELGAFGEKGIKTFVEEAINEARKLENALRSLRTDRCVAVLHYAPVVDTVEGEPPEIFPFLGSSRLAEAIDRFDNVRFAVHGHAHRGAFEGRTPRGVPVYNCAQFVVSERFDRPYALIAL, encoded by the coding sequence ATGACCGCAATAAATGAGCCCGCCCGGCACGAAGGGCTGACCCTCGCCGCGATCGGCGACCTGCATGTTACGGACACCTCCGAACATCGATACCGCGCGATGTTCGAGGAAATATCGGAGAAGGCCGACATATTGGCGCTGTGCGGCGACCTCACCAATTTCGGCAAGTCGCGCGAGGCGGAAATATTGGCCGAAGACTTACGCGCCTGCACCATCCCCACCGTCGCGGTGCTCGGCAACCACGACTATGAATGCGGCCAGCCCGAAGAAGTCGCCCGCATCCTCCACGGCGCGGGCGTGACCGTGCTCGACGACCAAGCTGTCGAAATAAAGGGCGTCGGTTTTGCCGGGGTAAAGGGTTTCGTCGGCGGCTTTGGCCGGGGCGAACTCGGCGCCTTCGGGGAAAAGGGCATCAAGACCTTTGTCGAGGAGGCGATCAACGAGGCGCGCAAGCTGGAAAACGCCTTACGCTCCTTGCGCACCGACCGTTGCGTGGCGGTGCTCCATTATGCGCCGGTGGTGGACACGGTGGAGGGAGAGCCGCCGGAAATCTTCCCTTTTCTCGGCTCGTCGCGGTTGGCCGAAGCGATCGACCGCTTCGACAATGTCCGCTTCGCCGTGCATGGCCACGCCCATCGCGGCGCTTTTGAAGGCCGCACGCCCCGAGGCGTCCCCGTCTATAATTGCGCGCAGTTCGTCGTGTCGGAACGGTTCGATCGGCCCTACGCCCTGATCGCGCTGTGA
- a CDS encoding metallophosphoesterase: MLIAQITDIHLGFDSGNPAELNRQRLDQVLRALIDGPNRPDLLLATGDLTERGDPESYRALAEAFAQCPFPVWPAMGNHDDRANFARHFPHIPQQDGFVHYAIPLENRRILILDTLESGRHGGAFCEARAAWLGARLDEDPDTPTLIVLHHPPVEAGIEWMNTHPDEPWVQRFADTIANRPNIAALLCGHLHRTITAPWQGTTVAICSSTAPQLALDLRPMDPDAPDNRPMIIADAPAYALHRWTEHGLVTHFETAGDHATLAKFDAGMQPLVRMLMAERPD, from the coding sequence ATGCTGATTGCCCAGATCACCGACATTCATCTCGGCTTCGACTCCGGCAATCCGGCAGAGCTTAACCGCCAACGGCTCGATCAGGTGCTGCGCGCTCTGATTGATGGCCCCAACCGCCCTGACCTGCTGCTCGCGACCGGCGATCTGACCGAGCGGGGCGACCCCGAAAGCTACCGCGCCCTCGCGGAAGCCTTTGCGCAATGCCCCTTTCCGGTCTGGCCCGCCATGGGCAATCATGATGATCGCGCCAATTTTGCGCGGCATTTCCCCCACATCCCGCAGCAGGACGGCTTCGTCCACTACGCCATCCCGCTGGAAAACCGCCGCATCCTCATCCTCGACACGCTGGAGTCCGGCCGCCACGGCGGCGCCTTCTGCGAAGCGCGCGCCGCATGGCTCGGGGCCCGGCTCGATGAAGACCCGGACACGCCCACCCTCATCGTCCTGCATCATCCCCCGGTCGAAGCCGGGATCGAATGGATGAACACCCACCCGGACGAGCCCTGGGTCCAGCGCTTCGCCGACACAATCGCAAACCGCCCCAACATCGCCGCGCTGCTCTGCGGTCACCTCCACCGTACCATCACGGCGCCGTGGCAGGGCACGACCGTCGCCATCTGCTCCTCAACCGCCCCGCAACTGGCGCTGGACCTGCGGCCAATGGATCCGGACGCCCCGGACAACCGGCCGATGATCATCGCCGACGCGCCCGCCTATGCGCTCCACCGCTGGACGGAGCATGGTCTTGTCACGCATTTCGAAACGGCGGGCGATCACGCGACGCTGGCGAAGTTCGATGCAGGCATGCAGCCGTTGGTGCGGATGTTGATGGCGGAGCGGCCGGATTGA
- a CDS encoding cyclic nucleotide-binding domain-containing protein, whose protein sequence is MTERVRIAIVGSGPAGMSAAARAAQLGLSHLLIEKTDHLSDTIFKYQKGKHVMATPSQLVLRSDCDFEAGKREAILGRWNEQAAALGLNVAYNAEVKAITGTGDPIPGSVQKIVERKRDGTTDTKEIQRLAPPYRLTLTDGREVIADAVIMAIGTQGNPNLMRVPGADLPHVQYQLDDPADYNDEHIFIVGTGDAGIENAMGLAADEAQGNVVTILNRGTEFASAKPANVKALMAAAEAGRLSIMTESTTAKIEPGFITLDSRDGEVKLKCDRIIARMGSAPPRAFVESCGVEFASSDRLAFPKLSPVFESTAPGIFVIGALAGYPLIKHCMNQGYDVVEYINGNRDLKPADEPILAAKFAALPEQKSVSEWLEYLRSNVSILEGLTPLQMREFMLDSEVRAYRSGEVIFEKHDPGSSLFGIAGGQALVEVAPSTNVAIEAGSIFGEVGLISGRRRGSTVRAGKDSIMVEVSRTAALKLMSSNPPAKRAITRISTERQLLQMFGSGLTPADLAEVLDTAEIKTVKAGEAILTEGDLGNDIYVIRVGSMIVEKKIGGKNVFLSYLPAGSYVGEMALIAGGPRTATVKATVKSEVIKLNGDAFARLMAAKPALLERARRDMAARQDVNAFIESRKDSFSTVVDMYSETAKFLVDNGIGEATDVLLIDEHLCVGCDNCEKACADSHEGLSRLDREAGRTYAHLHVPTSCRHCEHPHCMADCPPNAIHRGPDGEVFIDETCIGCGNCQRNCPYGVIRMDSVPPKKPGLLSWMFFGAGPGPGEPSKKWRYKNAEPGVEKPKKAIKCDMCSGIDGGPACVRACPTGAAIRVSPEDFLTVARLDRQAN, encoded by the coding sequence GTGACTGAGCGCGTGCGTATCGCGATCGTCGGGTCGGGACCGGCGGGGATGAGCGCGGCCGCGCGCGCGGCGCAGCTTGGGCTGTCGCATCTTCTGATCGAAAAGACGGACCATCTGTCCGACACGATCTTCAAATATCAGAAGGGCAAGCATGTGATGGCGACGCCCAGCCAGCTCGTGCTGCGGTCCGATTGCGATTTCGAGGCTGGCAAGCGCGAGGCGATCCTCGGCCGCTGGAACGAGCAGGCCGCTGCGTTGGGCCTGAACGTCGCTTATAATGCAGAGGTGAAGGCGATCACCGGCACCGGCGATCCCATCCCCGGATCGGTCCAGAAGATCGTGGAGCGCAAGCGGGACGGGACCACCGACACAAAGGAAATCCAGCGGCTCGCCCCGCCCTATCGCCTGACGCTGACCGACGGGCGGGAGGTCATTGCCGACGCGGTGATCATGGCCATCGGCACGCAGGGCAATCCCAACCTGATGCGCGTTCCGGGCGCGGACCTGCCGCATGTGCAATATCAGCTGGACGACCCGGCTGACTATAATGACGAACATATCTTCATCGTTGGCACCGGGGACGCGGGCATTGAGAATGCCATGGGCCTTGCCGCCGACGAAGCGCAGGGCAATGTCGTCACCATCCTCAATCGTGGCACGGAGTTCGCCAGCGCCAAGCCCGCCAACGTCAAGGCGCTGATGGCCGCCGCCGAAGCAGGCCGCCTGTCGATCATGACGGAATCCACCACGGCAAAGATCGAGCCGGGCTTCATCACGCTCGACAGCCGCGATGGCGAGGTGAAGCTGAAATGCGACCGCATCATCGCCCGCATGGGCTCCGCCCCACCGCGCGCTTTTGTTGAGAGCTGCGGCGTCGAATTTGCGAGCAGCGACCGGCTGGCCTTTCCCAAGCTGTCGCCCGTGTTCGAAAGCACCGCGCCCGGCATCTTCGTCATCGGCGCGCTGGCGGGCTATCCGCTGATCAAGCACTGCATGAACCAGGGCTATGACGTTGTCGAATATATCAACGGCAATCGCGACCTGAAGCCTGCCGACGAGCCGATCCTGGCCGCCAAATTCGCCGCCCTGCCGGAGCAGAAGAGCGTCAGCGAATGGCTCGAATATCTGCGCAGCAACGTCTCGATCCTGGAGGGGCTAACCCCCTTGCAGATGCGCGAGTTCATGCTCGACAGCGAGGTTCGCGCCTACCGCTCCGGCGAGGTGATTTTCGAGAAGCATGATCCCGGCTCCTCCCTCTTCGGCATCGCTGGCGGGCAGGCGCTGGTGGAGGTCGCCCCCAGCACCAACGTCGCCATCGAAGCGGGCAGCATCTTCGGTGAAGTCGGCCTCATTTCCGGCCGCCGCCGTGGCTCGACCGTGCGCGCGGGCAAGGACTCGATCATGGTGGAGGTGTCGCGCACGGCGGCGCTGAAGCTCATGTCCTCCAACCCGCCCGCCAAGCGCGCCATCACCCGCATCTCGACCGAACGCCAACTGCTCCAGATGTTCGGCTCAGGGCTAACCCCCGCCGATCTCGCCGAGGTGCTCGACACCGCCGAGATCAAGACCGTCAAGGCGGGCGAGGCGATCCTGACTGAGGGCGATCTGGGCAACGACATTTATGTGATCCGCGTCGGATCGATGATCGTGGAGAAGAAGATCGGGGGGAAGAATGTCTTCCTCTCCTACCTCCCCGCTGGTAGCTATGTCGGCGAAATGGCGCTGATCGCAGGCGGGCCGCGCACCGCCACGGTCAAGGCGACGGTCAAGTCCGAGGTCATCAAACTGAACGGCGACGCCTTTGCCCGACTGATGGCCGCCAAGCCCGCTTTGCTGGAACGCGCCCGCCGCGACATGGCCGCGCGGCAGGACGTCAACGCCTTCATCGAGAGCCGCAAGGACAGCTTTTCGACGGTCGTCGACATGTATTCGGAGACGGCGAAGTTCCTCGTCGACAACGGCATCGGCGAAGCGACCGACGTGCTGCTGATCGACGAACATCTCTGCGTAGGCTGCGACAATTGCGAGAAGGCGTGCGCGGATAGCCATGAGGGCCTCTCCCGCCTCGACCGCGAAGCCGGGCGCACCTACGCCCATCTCCATGTACCCACCAGTTGCCGCCATTGCGAACATCCGCACTGCATGGCCGACTGCCCGCCCAACGCGATCCATCGCGGCCCTGACGGCGAAGTGTTCATCGATGAGACCTGCATCGGCTGCGGCAATTGCCAGCGCAACTGCCCCTATGGCGTGATCCGCATGGATAGCGTGCCGCCGAAGAAGCCGGGTTTGCTTAGCTGGATGTTCTTTGGTGCTGGGCCGGGGCCGGGCGAGCCGTCCAAGAAATGGCGCTACAAGAACGCCGAGCCGGGGGTCGAGAAACCCAAGAAGGCGATCAAGTGCGACATGTGCTCGGGCATTGATGGCGGCCCGGCTTGCGTGCGTGCATGCCCGACGGGTGCCGCCATCCGCGTGTCGCCTGAGGATTTCCTGACCGTCGCGCGCCTTGATCGGCAGGCGAATTGA
- a CDS encoding 2OG-Fe(II) oxygenase gives MNNVWEVWPSALTAAECDAIVKRADFYADQSATVGFADSSRDDQAYRSSIIRWFDPLREKDIVDRVMQFVGASNRTNFGVDIVAPYEVQFTEYHGTQQGKYDWHQDVWLESGRPFDRKLSVVVQLSEPDEYEGGTFEFFCVAQPGATFAARGSLLIFPSFLQHRVLPVTAGVRRSLVTWVEGPRWR, from the coding sequence ATGAACAATGTGTGGGAAGTGTGGCCGTCGGCACTGACGGCCGCCGAGTGCGATGCCATCGTCAAGCGGGCGGACTTCTATGCCGACCAGTCGGCGACGGTCGGCTTTGCGGACAGCAGCCGCGACGATCAGGCTTATCGGTCCTCCATCATCCGCTGGTTCGATCCGTTGCGGGAAAAGGACATCGTCGATCGGGTGATGCAATTTGTCGGCGCCTCCAACCGGACCAACTTCGGCGTGGACATCGTCGCGCCTTACGAAGTGCAGTTCACCGAATATCACGGCACCCAGCAGGGCAAATATGACTGGCATCAGGATGTGTGGCTGGAATCAGGCCGCCCCTTCGACCGCAAGCTGTCGGTCGTGGTCCAACTGTCGGAGCCGGACGAATATGAAGGCGGCACGTTCGAGTTTTTCTGCGTGGCGCAACCCGGCGCGACATTCGCGGCGCGGGGAAGCCTGCTGATCTTTCCCTCCTTCCTCCAACATCGGGTGCTGCCGGTGACGGCGGGGGTGCGGCGGAGCCTGGTGACCTGGGTCGAAGGGCCACGCTGGCGCTAG
- a CDS encoding cytochrome c3 family protein, whose amino-acid sequence MPFIVRQISLTADGREIVRSATLAKPQLTLGRASTSDIHLPDLALEPDHARIEQVDARILRVRATGTLGFDVEGRTTQSADIDTTKGAELRFGGHRITVAQEDGATILSIRRVDAVSEASEEKEEARVFSLARLAPPKRLTAWGLVLAILIGFLAVPIYSYATRPADDTRNIYSVKGDGAWSSGPLSQAHHALEGKCETCHQKAFVSVRDSACQTCHKSVHDHAPAARIAMARAEPGIGGKFLNLVAATFGKPPEGACVDCHREHEGAGPMQPTPQAFCTDCHGSLKDRLKDTKLANASDFGTAHPQFSALVQYNPGKHPSFTRASLDTKPMDDSGLKFPHDLHLSKTGGVARMARTLGAQSGYGDALACKDCHRPTADGVRFLPVDMERDCQSCHSLAFETIGGTVRTLRHGQPDQVIADLRAYYRSTAPAPPPSLGGMARRRPGDYAQGRVYHAYFGAAAARPSRADDAIRAVFSKGGACYDCHIVTGGGTSWQVTPVNQPMRYMMKGWFDHKAHSTESCESCHAAPKSHDARQLLLPGIDSCRTCHGGEKAKADVPSGCAMCHSYHVGDGAPWTPADRAVRRDQADRPRRAGRDG is encoded by the coding sequence ATGCCCTTCATAGTCCGCCAGATCAGTCTCACCGCAGACGGCCGCGAGATCGTCCGCAGCGCGACGCTCGCCAAGCCGCAGCTCACCCTCGGCCGCGCCTCCACCAGCGACATCCACCTCCCCGACCTCGCGCTGGAACCCGATCACGCGCGGATCGAGCAGGTCGATGCGCGCATCCTCCGCGTGCGCGCCACCGGCACGCTGGGGTTCGATGTCGAAGGCCGCACCACCCAGTCGGCCGACATCGACACGACCAAGGGCGCGGAACTGCGCTTCGGCGGCCATCGCATCACCGTGGCCCAAGAAGACGGCGCGACCATCCTCTCCATCCGCCGCGTCGATGCCGTTTCCGAAGCGTCGGAGGAAAAGGAGGAGGCCCGCGTCTTCTCCCTCGCCCGCCTCGCCCCGCCCAAGCGCCTGACCGCATGGGGCCTTGTGCTGGCGATCCTCATCGGCTTCCTCGCGGTTCCCATCTACAGCTACGCCACCCGCCCCGCCGACGACACGCGCAACATCTACAGCGTGAAGGGCGACGGCGCCTGGTCCTCCGGCCCCCTGAGCCAGGCGCACCATGCCCTCGAAGGAAAGTGTGAAACCTGCCACCAAAAGGCGTTCGTGTCCGTCCGCGATTCCGCATGCCAGACTTGCCACAAGTCGGTCCACGACCACGCCCCCGCCGCCCGCATCGCCATGGCGCGCGCGGAGCCGGGCATTGGCGGCAAGTTCCTGAACCTCGTCGCGGCCACCTTCGGCAAGCCCCCCGAGGGCGCCTGCGTCGATTGCCATCGCGAACATGAAGGCGCTGGCCCCATGCAGCCCACGCCGCAGGCCTTCTGCACCGACTGCCACGGCAGCCTGAAGGATCGTCTCAAAGACACGAAGCTCGCCAACGCCAGCGACTTCGGCACCGCCCACCCGCAATTCTCGGCGCTCGTGCAATACAACCCCGGCAAGCACCCCAGCTTCACCCGCGCCAGCCTCGACACCAAACCGATGGACGACAGCGGCCTCAAATTCCCGCACGATCTCCACCTGTCAAAGACCGGCGGCGTCGCCCGGATGGCGCGCACGCTTGGCGCGCAATCGGGCTATGGCGACGCCCTCGCGTGCAAGGACTGCCACCGGCCCACCGCCGACGGCGTACGTTTCCTGCCCGTCGACATGGAACGCGACTGCCAGTCCTGCCACAGCCTCGCTTTCGAGACGATTGGCGGCACTGTCCGCACCCTGCGCCATGGTCAGCCCGATCAGGTGATCGCGGACCTTCGCGCCTACTACCGCTCCACCGCCCCCGCCCCCCCGCCGTCGCTCGGCGGCATGGCAAGACGCCGCCCCGGCGACTATGCGCAGGGCCGCGTCTATCACGCCTATTTCGGCGCGGCAGCCGCCCGCCCCTCCCGCGCCGACGACGCCATCCGCGCGGTCTTTTCCAAGGGCGGGGCCTGCTATGATTGCCACATCGTCACCGGGGGCGGGACAAGCTGGCAAGTCACCCCCGTCAACCAGCCGATGCGCTACATGATGAAGGGCTGGTTCGACCATAAGGCGCACAGCACGGAAAGTTGCGAAAGCTGCCACGCCGCGCCCAAAAGCCATGATGCGCGCCAATTGCTGCTGCCGGGCATAGACAGCTGCCGCACCTGCCATGGCGGTGAAAAGGCGAAGGCCGATGTGCCGTCCGGCTGCGCCATGTGCCACAGCTATCATGTCGGCGACGGCGCGCCATGGACGCCCGCTGATCGCGCGGTCAGACGGGATCAGGCGGACAGGCCACGGCGCGCCGGCCGCGACGGGTAA